One Paroedura picta isolate Pp20150507F chromosome 16, Ppicta_v3.0, whole genome shotgun sequence genomic region harbors:
- the LOC143825377 gene encoding olfactory receptor 14C36-like: MENQTTITEFFLLGYSKVRELQILHFSVFLSIYLAALTGNFLLILTVAKNQSLHCPMYFFLANLSLSDACYISATVPKSMVISMTNSKLISFSGCIIQFLLVVTCAGAELTFLTVMAYDRYVAICHPLQYATIMNWNACLQMAAASWISSLLNAAIHTANTFRLRFCTSQIKQFFCDIPQLLTMSCTDATASVVALLVETIVICSFCFLNILASYGFIFSTVFKTHSVQARSKAFSTCIPHLAVFCLFLSTGVFSYCRPKSLSSPLVDTLAAVLYTILPPLLNPIIYSLRNKEIQTAMRKMSKNIFGFHLMM; encoded by the coding sequence atggaaaaTCAAACAACCATCACGGAATTTTTCCTTTTGGGATATTCTAAAGTCCGAGAACTACAGATTTTAcacttttctgtctttctttccatTTATTTAGCAGCCTTGACGGGAAACTTCCTTCTCATCCTGACTGTAGCTAAGAACCAGTCCCTTCATtgtcccatgtatttcttccttgcCAACCTCTCCTTATCAGATGCTTGCTATATCTCTGCCACTGTCCCCAAATCCATGGTGATTTCTATGACAAACAGCAAGCTGATTTCTTTCTCTGGGTGTATCATCCAATTTCTTTTAGTTGTTACATGTGCAGGTGCCGAGTTGACTTTTCTCACTGTCATGGCTTACGACCGCTATGTCGCAATTTGTCATCCTTTACAATATGCAACAATCATGAACTGGAATGCCTGCCTCCAAATGGCAGCAGCTTCTTGGATTAGCAGCCTACTCAATGCTGCTATACACACTGCAAACACATTCAGGTTACGTTTCTGCACCTCTCAGATTAAGCAATTTTTCTGTGATATCCCCCAGTTACTCACAATGTCTTGCACCGATGCCACAGCTAGTGTGGTGGCTCTTCTAGTGGAAACCATTGTGATTTgttcattttgctttttaaatatctTAGCTTCTTATGGGTTCATCTTCTCTACAGTGTTTAAAACTCATTCTGTCCAGGCCAGGTCCAAAGCCTTTTCCACCTGCATTCCACACCTGGCTGTGTTTTGCTTGTTTCTTTCGACTGGAGTATTTTCTTACTGTAGACCAAAATCTTTATCTTCACCATTGGTGGACACACTGGCTGCTGTGCTCTATACTATCTTGCCTCCACTCCTGAATCCCATCATTTATAGTCTGAGAAACAAGGAGATCCAAACAGCCATGCGGAAAATGTCAAAGAATATATTCGGATTTCACTTGATGATGTGA
- the LOC143825378 gene encoding olfactory receptor 5V1-like — protein MFVLLGFRELPQQQLLLFLVFLAIYLMTMTGNILIVLLLVADHHLHTPMYFFLGNLSWLEICYTSTIIPRMLVSFLTGDKTISLLGCLAQMYSFGTLAATECYLLAVMSYDRYMAICKPLRYSSFMNARISIQLASYSWGSGILGCTVVIALTSKLSFCKSNEIDHFFCDFPPLIKLACSDTSLAEIALSVVTSIISVFPTALTLTSYICIIDTILRIPSKTGKHKAFSTCSSHLIVVTMFYGGILAVYLVPSDKNLNKVVSIFYTFLTPLFNPLIYTLRNKEVNRALRKYLSQLTSFTC, from the coding sequence ATGTTTGTCCTACTGGGATTCAGGGAACTCCCCCAACAACAGCTTCTTCTCTTCCTAGTATTTCTGGCCATCTACCTCATGACCATGACAGGGAATATCCTCATTGTTCTACTGCTTGTGGCTGATCATCACCTCCAtactcccatgtacttcttcctgggAAACCTGTCATGGCTGGAGATCTGTTACACATCTACCATTATCCCGCGGATGTTGGTCAGCTTTCTGACTGGAGACAAAACCATTTCGCTGTTAGGATGCCTGGCTCAGATGTACAGCTTTGGCACCTTGGCAGCCACTGAATGTTATCTATTAGCTGTGATGTCCTATGATCGATACATGGCAATATGCAAACCACTTCGTTATTCTTCGTTTATGAATGCCAGAATTTCTATCCAGCTAGCTAGCTATTCCTGGGGGAGTGGTATCCTCGGCTGCACTGTAGTCATTGCATTAACATCCAAATTGTCTTTTTGTAAATCCAATGAAATTGATCATTTCTTTTGTGATTTTCCACCCCTGATCAAGCTGGCTTGCAGTGACACGAGTCTGGCAGAAATAGCACTGTCTGTGGTTACCAGCATTATATCGGTGTTCCCCACTGCCTTAACTCTGACCTCTTACATTTGTATCATTGACACCATCCTAAGGATTCCAAGCAAAACAGGGAAACATAAGGCCTTTTCCACCTGTTCCTCCCACCTCATAGTTGTTACTATGTTTTATGGAGGTATCCTAGCTGTGTACTTGGTTCCTTCTGACAAGAATTTGAACAAAGTCGTTTCAATCTTCTACACTTTTCTGACACCATTATTCAATCCCCTTATCTACACGCTAAGAAATAAAGAAGTGAACAGGGCCTTGAGGAAATATCTGAGTCAATTAACCTCTTTCACATGCTGA
- the LOC143825379 gene encoding olfactory receptor 14A16-like, with translation MGNQTTVTEFFLLGFSDLPELQILHFVVFLLIYSASLVGNSLLILTVVQNQSLHSPMYFFLVNLSLSDVCLTTATVPKSMAISWTNSKLISFSGCVIQVFFVVTGAGAELTFLTVMAYDRYVAICRPLQYTIIMNWDACVHMMAASWISSIMNGIIHTANTFRLPFCTSSIKQFFCDIPQLLTMSCTDATANVILLLLEAVVLCSFCFFLILASYGFIFFTVFKIQSVNARSKAFSTCTPHLTVLCLFLSTTIFSYMRPRSMSSVAIDLLAAVLYSVLPPLLNPVIYSLRNKEIQMAMQKMLKKLFGFCLINFPVKRIQWIRI, from the coding sequence atgggcaaTCAGACCACTGTGACAGAATTCTTCCTTTTGGGATTCTCTGATCTCCCCGAACTCCAGATTTTACATTTTGTGGTATTTCTCCTCATTTACTCAGCATCATTGGTGGGGAACTCCCTTCTCATTCTGACTGTCGTCCAGAATCAGTCCCTTCATagtcccatgtacttcttccttgtCAACCTGTCATTATCAGATGTTTGTTTAACCACAGCCACGGTCCCCAAATCCATGGCGATATCATGGACAAACAGCAAGCTGATTTCTTTCTCTGGATGTGTCATTCAGGTATTCTTTGTGGTGACAGGTGCAGGTGCTGAGCTGACATTTCTCACTGTCATGGCTTATGACCGCTATGTCGCAATTTGTCGTCCGCTACAATACACAATTATCATGAACTGGGATGCCTGTGTCCATATGATGGCAGCTTCATGGATCAGCAGCATAATGAATGGTATTATCCATACTGCAAACACTTTTAGATTACCTTTTTGCACCAGTAGCATAAAACAATTTTTCTGTGATATCCCCCAGTTGCTCACAATGTCTTGCACTGATGCTACAGCTAATGTGATACTTCTTCTTTTGGAAGCTGTTGTGCTTTGctccttttgcttttttttaattttagcttCTTATGGTTTCATCTTCTTTACCGTGTTTAAAATTCAGTCTGTCAATGCCAGGTCCAAAGCCTTTTCCACCTGCACCCCGCACTTGACTGTGCTTTGCTTATTTCTTTCTACTACTATCTTTTCCTACATGAGACCAAGATCCATGTCTTCTGTAGCAATCGACCTGCTGGCTGCTGTACTGTACAGCGTTTTGCCACCACTCCTGAATCCTGTGATTTACAGTCTGAGAAACAAAGAGATTCAAATGGCCATGCAGAAAATGCTGAAGAAGCTCTTTGGGTTTTGTTTGATAAACTTTCCAGTGAAGAGAATCCAATGGATAAGAATATGA
- the LOC143825380 gene encoding olfactory receptor 2G3-like, which yields MAGKMQPLASGQWRNQTVVNMFILLAFRELPQQQLLLFLVFLAIYLMTMTGNILIVLLLVTDHHLHTPMYFFLGNLSCLEICYTSTIIPRMLVSFLTGDKTISLLGCLAQLYSFGTLAGTECYLLAVMSYDRYIAICKPLRYSSFMNARISIQLASYSWGSGILGCTVIIALTSKLSFCKSNVIDHFFCDFPSLIKLACSDTSLAEIALSVVSSIISVFPTALTLTSYICIIDTILGIPSNTGKHKAFSTCSSHLIVVTMFYGSMLAVYLVPSDKDLNKVVSIFYTFLTPLFNPLIYTLRNKEVNRALRKYLSQLTSFTC from the exons ATGGcaggaaag ATGCAACCCTTGGCAAGTGGACAGTGGAGAAACCAAACTGTTGTCAATATGTTCATCCTGCTGGCATTCAGGGAACTCCCCCAACAACAGCTTCTCCTCTTCCTAGTATTTCTGGCCATCTACCTCATGACTATGACAGGAAATATCctcattgttctgctgcttgtgaCTGATCATCACCTCCAtactcccatgtacttcttctTGGGAAACTTGTCATGCCTGGAGATCTGTTACACATCTACAATTATCCCGCGAATGTTGGTCAGCTTTCTGACTGGAGACAAAACCATTTCGCTGTTAGGATGCCTGGCTCAGTTGTACAGCTTTGGTACCTTGGCAGGCACTGAATGTTATCTATTAGCTGTGATGTCCTATGATCGATACATTGCAATATGCAAACCACTTCGTTATTCTTCTTTTATGAATGCCAGGATTTCTATCCAGCTAGCTAGCTATTCCTGGGGGAGTGGTATCCTGGGCTGTACTGTAATCATTGCTTTAACATCCAAATTGTCTTTTTGTAAATCCAATGTAATTGATCATTTCTTTTGCGATTTTCCATCCCTGATTAAGCTGGCTTGCAGCGACACGAGTCTGGCAGAAATAGCACTGTCCGTGGTCAGTAGCATTATATCGGTGTTCCCCACTGCCTTAACTCTGACCTCTTACATTTGTATCATTGACACTATCTTGGGGATTCCAAGCAATACAGGGAAACATAAGGCATTTTCCACTTGTTCCTCCCACCTCATAGTTGTTACTATGTTTTATGGAAGTATGCTAGCTGTGTACTTGGTTCCTTCTGACAAGGACTTGAACAAAGTCGTCTCAATCTTTTATACTTTTCTGACGCCATTATTCAATCCCCTTATCTACACGCTAAGAAATAAAGAAGTGAACAGGGCCTTGAGAAAATATCTGAGTCAATTAACCTCTTTCACATGCTGA